The following DNA comes from Streptococcus pasteurianus.
TATTCAAGAATCACTTGACTCTTGCCTATTTTTTACTGTAAAAAAGATGGATCGTGCCCTCAACAAATTGGCGGCGGAAGCTTTCCAAACAGTTGGAATGGCTCCAACTTATGCCTTTATTCTTCTTATTCTTGCGGAAGAAGATGGTAGGTTGCAAAAGGATATTGCACAAATACTTTATATTGCACCTTCTACCTTGACACGCCTTATCGAAAAATTGGTCTATAAAGGTTATGTCACAACACTAACTGAAGGACGTACTCGAAAAGTTTATCTTACAGTCAATGGCAGAAAACTTTTACCAGATATCCGAGAAGCTTGGGACAATCTGCATACCCGTTATAAAACTATTCTTGGTGATGCTTACGCCGATGACTTGGCTTCTATCATCAATATCAATTCAGAAAAATTAAGATAATCGGAGAGCAAGTAACTCCGATTTTTATATTTTTGAGTTTCAATAATTGCGTGTACAACTAATATTTGTTATACTGTTCTATTAACAAATAAAAGATGTATATTTGATGTTATCTATTAATTTTCCAGAAAATTCACACCAGGTTTGACTGATAACTTTGTTTCAAACGAGGGTATCCTTAAAGACCTTGACTTTGACAATATTCTCAACGGTCTGCTTGATGCTAGCAAATGGGAAACTTATTACGAAAATTCACCAGACGTGCACATGTATAGTCAAGAGCCTACTATTTCTTATAAACGACACACGCTTCCGTTTTAAAACATTTGTTTTTGACCGTTGAAGCTCAAATTGAAGCATATGACTTAGATACTGAAAATGGTGTTTTACGCTTAGCATGGTATGGTTGGAACGAAGCTGAAGGCGATGAATTTCTTGACGTTTACCATGCTTGGTTAGACGGGCTTGTTTCTTTTGCTAAAAACTAGCAAAAATAGCTTTTAAGTGTTACCATAGAAAGAAAACTGGAGAAAACTATGTCAAAAGAAGATATCAAAAAACAAATTCGTACTGCCTTTGACCACCGTGTTGCTGTCCGCGTTTACAACGACCAAGAAATTTCCCATGATGATATGGATTTTATCCTTGATACAGCTTGGTTGAGCCCTTCTTCTATTGGTTTGGAAGCTTGGCGCTTCGTTGTTCTTGACCGTAAACAAATTGAAAAACTTCGTGATGAACTCAAAGCCGTTGCTTGGGGGGCTCAATACCAATTAGATACAGCAAGTCATTTTGTTCTCCTCATTGCTGAAAAAAATGCACGCTATGATTCTGAATCGGTCAAAAATAGCCTTATTCGACGTGGTCTCGGTGAAGATGATGCTCTTAACAGCCGTTTAGCAACCTACGAATCTTTCCAAAAAAATGATATGAAAATGGCTGATAATCCACGTGCTTTATTTGACTGGACTGCCAAACAAACTTACATTGCACTTGGAAATATGATGACCACAGCTAGCATGCTTGGCATTGACTCTTGCCCAATTGAAGGGTTTAATTACGAAAAAGTCAATAGCATTTTAGCTAGTGCAGGCATCATTAATCCTGACAACGAAGGCATCGCAAGCATGGTATCATTTGGTTATCGTCTACGTGACCCTAAACACCCACGCTCACGTAAGCCTCGTGAAAAAGTCATTACATGGCTCGATTAAAAGTTTAATTAGTAAAAATAGCTATATATCAATATTTGCGAATATCCAAAATGGTGTTTTGCAACATTTTAGAAATAATTTAGGGATAAAGATGAGTAACTCTTTATCCCCAGTACTGGCTAAACATTAATAATAACCCCATCTGATATTTGATAAACTTCTTAAATCTTTGAGTAATCTAGACTGCTCTTCAGTTAATCTAATTTCATTTTGAGTGAATACTCTTGAAAGCTCGATATTCATACGACTCAAAACAAACGATGTTGATGTTCTACCGTTTTTTAATTCACCCTTATACTTTAAGAATAAATCTGTCAAAGGCTGCACACCATAATTATTATGAAAACTGGCTATTAATTTATCAAGAATAATTAGAGCTTTGTCTCTTCTTTCTTTACAACCAGCAAACCATTTTAATCTCATTGAACAATCTCCTTTTTATCATAATATTGTGTAAGCTCTCAACTTAATTAAAACATAGGTGGAAAATAGATACCAAAATTTTTCTTAAATTGACCAACTGAATTTATCTTCATGTAAAATTTGTTAACTTTTTTACTCATGCTTCTGTGTTTCAACACATTATCTAAACCTATTAAACGTAAGTGATCGGCTAATTTCATTAAAGCATTATCAAAGTCTAAACCTTTTTCAACCTCATCTTTAAAGATAACTAATTCTTTTCTTTCTGTATCGGTTGTTTCACTATCAAGAATAAGATTATAGACTTCAACTAGTATATTTTCTTTATTGAATTTTGGCATTGATTTTATCCTCTATAATCTGGAATAATAAAATAAGATTGCCCTATAGACTTTATCCAATCATTCGTAATAACGTCAGTCATAGCTTGGAAGACACCCTTAGTTACTTTATAATCCCACTATCCGTTACTACAACAGCAGGCATAACCATTTGCACTTTCTATAACTGGTTTATAATAACCTAAACCGCCACTACTAACAGAAGCATGTTCTGTATCTGTCAATGTCTGAAACTCTTGTAACGTTTTTACACTCATAACGAATACTTCCCCTTTACATTTACGGTGAGAGCTTAACACGCTTTTAGTATAACACATTCGTAAGAAAATGATGATACAAGTCATAAAACGTAAGAATTTAGTCGTAAACCGTTACTATAACTTTTACATACACAATAACACAAGTATATGCCATGCTATTTAGGCAATACTTCCCCTTGAGCAAGTTTACACTAGAAGGGAAGTGCTACTAGTGGACAAGCTCTCAGACGTCGTCCTTGCTATCGTAGCTGTATTCTGCTCTATTTTATCAGAAAATCCGTTAACTTGAAAAGAACGTCAAAAAGCCCGCAGGCATTAAGATACCTTCGGGCTTTGGTGGTTTAATAGACAATTCTCAGTAGCTTAATTCTATACACTAAGACAATGCTTGTCAACTACTTAAGGCTAATACCCCCGTTTAGTTTGATAGAGACCTTTCATTAACACCATATAACCAAAAACCAGTTCTGAATTTTGACGTTCAGAACTGGCTTTGTTTATAAAATCAATGACAAAAGGAGATGACACTCATTATTGATTGAATTTTTCTTTCTAAATTTCAGATAACTTAGCACCATTTGAGGCGATAATTTCTTTCATCCAAGCATAGGATTTTTTAGGAGTACGTTTCAAGCTACCATTACCTTTATCGTCCATATCCACGTAAATAAAGCCATAACGTTTTTTCATTTCTCCTGTTGAAAGTGAGACTAAATCAACAGGTCCCCACATGGTGTAACCTAAACATTCTACACCATCAATGATAATAGCATCAGCCATTGCTTGAAGATGATCACGTAAATAATCAATACGATAATCATCCTGAACAATACCATTTTCATCAAGCTCATCAATGGCACCCATACCATTCTCAACAATAAAAATTGGTTTTTGTATGCGATCATAAATCTCATTCATGACGTGACGAAGCCCTAAGGGATCAACAGGCCATCCCCACGGCGTCTCTTTAAGATATGGATTCGTAGAGCCACCAACATTAAACCAGTCATCTCCAGCTTTAGTGGTATTAGAGCGATAATAAGAAAAAGAAATAAAATCAAGTTGACCTTCTCTAAGGATTTCTTCATCACCTTCAGCAAAAACAATTTCTTTCACGCCTCGACGACGCCAGATTTCTTTTACATAACGTGGGTAATAACCTCGCCCCATAATGTCAATAAAATACCAATTTTCACGACGTTCCTGCAAGCGATGAAAAACATCTTCGGGCTTACAAGTTGCTGGATATAGTTCACTCATGGCATACATTGCACCAAATTGGCTATTTGGCATCATTTCATGTCCAAGTTTAACAGCACGCGCACTAGCTACAAACATATGGTGGGCAGCTTGATAACGATCTTGCCCTTCTGATTGTCGTGTCCCACATGGACCAAAGCCTCGCACAGCATTGATTTCATTAAAAGTCAACCAATAACGGCAACGGTTGCCGTAACGTTCAAAGAGAGTTTTGCAATATTTTACATAACAATCAATGACATGACGTGATGACCAACCATCATATTTCAACGCCAAATGCATCGGCAACTCATCATGACAAATCGTAATTAAAGGTTCCATGCCATATTTTGCCATTTCATTAATTACATCATCGTAAAACGCTAACCCCTCTTCGTTAGGCGTTTCTTCCTCACCTGTTGGAAAAATACGTGACCAACAAATTGAAAATCTAAAAACATTAAATCCCATGCCAGCCATCAAAGCAATATCTTCCTTATAATGATGATAAAAATCAACTGCACGATGACTAGGATAATATTCATCTTCTAAAAAGACAGGCTGTGCTTCTTTCGGAACAGGATCGGCATAGAAAAATGAGCTACGCGGATTGATAATGCTACCATCTGGCATTTGCATGGTATGATGACGTGGATTTTCTTGTGAACCATCTGTTTCATAATCATGGGAAAGTAAACCACGTCCTCCTTCGTCAAAGCCCCCCTCATATTGAAAATCTGCTGTGGCTCCTCCCCAGAGAAACCCTTTTGGTAATTCGTATGACATTAGTTTTCCTCCTTATCCAAACGTTGCCCTTGCTTCACATCACCCATTTGAGGTAGTTCAATCGTTTTTCCATTAGCATTGGTAATAATTAACATAGTTGTTGTATCATAACCTTTTTGATTAATCCTGTCTCGATCAATTCTCACAATCGGTTGACCCGCGCGAATACTATCACCAGCTCTTGCCAAAACGTCAAAGCCTTCTCCGTTTAGCTCAACGGTATTAATACCAATATGAACCAATAGTTCAACGCCATCAGGACGTGTTACACCAAACGCATGTCCTGTTGGAAAGACAGTTGTTAATTCACCATTAGCAGGCGCTGTGATAAAATCACTTGTTGGTTTGAAGGCAATACCATCTCCCATTAATTTTTGAGCAAATACTTCATCATTCACCTTTTCTAATGGAACCAACTCACCATTAGCAATAGCAAGGATAGCATCATCTGGTACAACCTGACGAACAGGTTCCGTGACAGTCAACTTAGCATCTTCTTTGCTAGTATCAATTCCAAGTAGATAAGTTACAACCGCTGCAACAACAATAGTCACAATAATCCCAGCAACAGCTGCTAAAACAGTTTTACCGAAGATTGGTAGAGCAAGAATATTTGAATACCCCATTTCATAGGCTTTAGCACCAAGAATACCAGCAACGATACCACCAACAAAACCACCAGCCATAACACCATACATTGGTTTCTTGTACTTCAAGTTAACCCCATAAATTGCAGGTTCTGTGACACCTGCCACGATACAACCAATAGCAATCGATAGAAGCTCACCTCGTTTAGCTTTGTCCTTAGTACGTGCCGTAACACCAATAACAGCACCACCTTCAGCCATATTATGTAAAAGAAAGGCAGGACGAATCATGGCATCGTATCCAGGATTAGTCAGTAACTGTGTCATAAATGGTGCTAATGCGGTATGCATTCCAGCCATAACCATCCAAGGAAGAGCAGCAGCCAAAAGCCCCACAGCAATTGGTCCCACAGTTCCTTCCAAGAACATAAACAAACTTGCGATACCTTGTCCAAACATATTTCCAAGTGGACCTAAGATAATAAAACCTAAACTTCCTGCTACAAAAATAGTCCCCATTCCGACAAAAATTGCCTTAAAAATATTTGGAATAATCTTGTTAAGAAATTTTTCGACATAATAAGCAAGAATAGCAATTAGTAGAGCAGGTAAAAGTGATGTTCCATACGAAAGCAAACTAACACTTATTCCAAATAACGTAATGGGGGCACCTGCTGTTACTAAACCTGTAAAATTCCCATGCAATAATGCTGCTGCCGAAGCCATAGCATAAATTGGTGTAGCACCTAATTTATTAGCCGCACCGTAAGCAACAAAAATTGGCATGAAATAAAATGGGGCATCTGCAATAGCAGATAATAGCAAATAACTTGACGAAATAGCAAAATTACTATCAATAAAGGTCACAATCAATAGTAAGACAACCTTTAACATCCCTCCAGCAATCAAACCAGGGATCATTGGGGTAACTGAACTTGATACAAAGCCAATAATTTTACTGCCTGCATTCTTCCATGTCCACGGTTCTTTAGGGGTTAAATCACCATCCAAATTTTCATCGATACTACCACCTGATGTAATGTTAAAATCATTCATTATCACATCATAAGTTTGCAATAGATGTTGTCCCAAGATGACCATATATTGACCACCAGCATAGACAACTCCAATAACTCCTTCTAAATTTTCTAAAGCTTCTTTATTAGCTTTTGAAGCATCTTTTAGTTGAAACCGCAACCGTGTCATACAATGAGATAAGGTTTGAATATTGTCAACATCACCAACATTTGTGACAATTTTTTGTGCTAACTTCTTATAATCCATAGCTAACCTCCTTTTGTAATTTTTGTCATTTTGTTTTGTAAATTTTAACACAATCATTGTAGTTCTTTTCAAAAACTTTGTCAATGTTTTTTGACATTTTTTATAATTATTTTTGACATTTTTGTCAAAAATAATTAAAATACTTGATTAGAAAGGTATTTTTACTATGAATATTTTACAAAAAATGCAACTCCACGAACCAGAATACTCAAAATCTGAAACAAAAGTTTATCACTTTCTCAAAGAAAACTTTGAGAAAGTAGAAACGTTGACAATTACTAGAATTGCAACAAATTCACATACTTCTACATCTGCCGTCCTACGATTTTGCCAAATTTTGGGCTATAAAGGTTTTAAAGATTTTCGCTACGATGCTATCAATTATATTCATCAAAAGCCAAAAGAAGAAAATGAAGATATTCTTGACCAAATTGCGGATAATTATAACCTTATTCTAAATCAAATGAAACATTTAGAACGTCAAGCAATTGACGAACTTGTTGATTGTATTTTAAAAAGACAGCGTCTGCATATTCTTGGTATTTTTCTATCATCACTCCCTGCAAGGTACTTACATTTTGGTTTACAAGATTTAGGTATCGCTAGTCAATTAGCAAGTGATTTAAACAGCGGAAATCATCTTTCAAATATTATTGACGAAGAAGATACACTTATTATGTTTTCTATTTCAGGGTCGTCAACCAATTTCAATAACACATTAAGTGCTGTTTCAAAAAATATGCCACAGAATTCCTATCTGATTACATTAAATGAGCACGCTGCTGCCGCGAAATACTTTAATCATGTCATTACTCTTCCTGGAAATTCCATTTCAAAACAATCTATTGTAGATACGCAGGCTATCGCTATGATTTTTGTTGAGGTTTTGCTCAATATGGCCCACAAGAAATTATAAAAAGGCTATAATCTAGATTCCATAATTCTGTCTTACTGCAATTCTTTGACTGTAGAAAAAGCTCATATGATTCAACCTACAATGAAAAGTAAATGCATTCGCATCAGAGCAATGATAAGAAATCTGATGAAAACTAACATAGCTACCTAGAATACTACAATAGGATTCTGAGATTTTACTATACCAATATGTAACACTTTCTTTTTGAAATAAAAAAGAGAATGACTTTCATCCTCTCTGGGAGTGCCTACTTCATTCTCATCCACTCCATATAACTAACACCGAAACCAATTCCATGAAAAACTATTCAACTTTAATAATCCCTAAGCCCAATCGATGTTTTCGATATATACCAGGTGAAACACCATTTGCTTTCTTAAAGGCTTTTGAAAAAGATTGCACTGTTGAAAAACCTATCTTATCACTAATTTGCTGAATTGAATATTCAGTCGATGATAATAAATCATTTGCAATTGAAAGTTTAATCTCACTAATATACTCTTTTATTGATATTCCCATATCAAGCTTAAATAAACGAGATAGATAATTTTCATGTAATGATAGCATTGTAGCAATATCTTTTACAGATATTTTTTGATAAGCATTTTCGCGAATTATTTCTATCGCCTGACGTACAAAAGGATTCATCTTTTTGGTAACAATTCCTTCCTTCAAATGACTCGCTGAGCTCAATAAAAGTTCTAAAAATTTATAAACCTGTTTTTGTCTAGATAGCTCGCTAACTAGATTATCTTGATCATAAGATAAAGTTTCAAAAATTAATCCTTTAAATAAACTTAAATTATCTACTTTAAAGGTAAGGTGATCCTTTCCAACACCGATTTCTTTGAGATAATATTCGACAAGATCACCACTTAACCCCAACCATACATACGACCACGGATTATTTTCATCTGCCTGATAGAAAGTCGATATCCCTGGAGGAATCACAAAACCTTGACCTTTCCTCAAATAATATTTCTGATCATTAACTAAATAGTAGCCTTGGCCTTCTAAAACTATATGTATTAAGTACTGCTTTCGAATAGCTGGTCCAAAACTATGTCTCGGTTCTGTTTTTGAATATCCACAGAAATTAAAGTAACAATCTTTCAGATGAGTATTAGGTTCTTTCACTAAGTAAAGAGAATTTTCCATTATCTACCTTCCTATTTTTAGATTTTAACAATTCTCGTTATTTTCTGATTATTCTTAACATAACTATATTGCCTGTATCATAATATAAAACTGAATAAAAAGAGCTGTCCCTAACTTAACAAAACGGAAAGTCATTAACACCTTCCGTTTTGTTATATAAAAATTTAATCGTATTCTACCACAGTCATATTTTAATTGCAAGAAATGGATTAAGGAGCGTTAAATGGATAACTCAAACTCTTAGATTTCTTGATGACCATAGCAATATTCTGAGTAATCGTCCACAATATCAAGTATTATACCAACTCTAAAATAATGAAAATGTCATCTCATAATGATTTTTTTATGCAACATTATTTTGATACTTCTCCTTTTTATTTAAGCCAAATACTTTTTCTAAAATCAATAAATCATCAATACTTTAATTAAACTAAAAAGTTATGAACGATAGTTCAGTATTTGTTAATCAAATTGAATTAATCACTACCCTATCAGTTTTTCTCTTCGTCATAAAAAAGGTCACAAATAAAACAAGCATAAAGATTCCGGCAAACACATAAAATGGGGCTGTTAAGTGTGTACTTCCAGTCAGAAGTTGTGCCAATTCCATAACAATAGGAGCAATAAAGTTACCAATATTACAGCCAATAAAAATCAATGAAGTAGCAAAGTTAATGGTATTCTTTGTAGTTACTTTATCTAAGTTACTAAAAATAAATGGGAAACACCATGATCCTGTTATACTCGATAAGAACAACCCCATCAATAAAAACGTCATGTTACCATTTGACGTGGCAATTAATAGATTTGAAACGATATAAAATATAATTCCTAAATATAGTGTTCCTTTTCCTATCCATTTATTTACTGGTCCGAATATAAATCCTGCTAGTATTCCTAAAATAGGCATTAAAGCCAAATAATTACTAGCATTAAACTCTCCTCCTTTGATTTCAGTAGCAATAGATGCAAATCGTACTGAAATAGCAATGCTATTCATTACCAGTAAAATTGCAAATAAGACTAGAACAAAAACTATCGGATTCATTTTTTCTTTGATATCATTTTTGGAAATGTCATTTTGTTCATTTCTAATCTCGGGAACTTTCATTGCAAATAAGAAAGCTATAGGAAACGCTACTGCATAAACTAAAAAGGAAGCTGTCCAAGTAATATTCACTAGAAGTCCAGCTAAAAAAATAAGAATTGTTTGCCCTAAAGCTTCCATTGAATTTCTAATTCCCAATAGCGTTGCTCTAGTATCACCACTATATAGAGAGCTAATATATGTAACAGCCAATGAATTGTATAACCCCAAACCAGCTCCAAGTATTACTCGACTAATAAGTACTATTTGAAAATTAGCCATAAAAGCTGGTAGGATACCACCTACACCAGCTAACAATAATCCTAAAATTATTGTTTTTTTCATTCCTACTCTCTTTGCAAAATAACTAGATAACAAAATAAATATAATAACTGTCACACTTGGAACAGTACCTAAAAGTTCACTTTGACTTTGCGATATTCCTAAAGACTGTTTCATTTGTGGAATAATGCCATTTATTGCCTGAGAACTTGTTAGCATTAATGAAATACTTAAAATTGCTCCTTTTTGAAGTATACTTTTGTTATTGTTCATCGTCGCTCTCCTCCTGTTTTATAACCCAAACTTTAGAATCAAAGTCAAATGTTTCTGGACGTTGGTTCTGATCATTTATTTGTCCACTAGAAGCATCTGAACAAACTAAACCAGCTTTCATCAATTCTGCACCAGAATATAAACCATTTTGTTCCACTTGATAGAGCCTATTACTATCCAGTCCTTTTAATTTTAAACGTCGATAAGAGGCATTTACCTCATTTAATGTTTTATAATGAGCTACAATAGCAATTTTCTTATCGTGACTGACGACCATCCATGAGGTTTGATTGTCGTTATCAAAAGGAGACAATAATCTATAAAAAGTACCATTATGGATTAAATTTCTATATTTTTTATAAAAGCTAATTTGTTCTTTAACAATACTAAGATCGTCTTCATTCAATTCATTTAAGTCAAGCTCATATCCAAAAGCACCAAAAAATGCTACATTTCCTCTAGTTTTGATAGGTACAATACGGTTTGTTTGATGGTTAGGAACAATCGAAACGTGAGATCCGATAGATGATATAGGATAAAGCATGCTCGTTCCGTACTGAATTTTTAGTCTTTCAATTGCATCTGAATCGTCACTAGCCCAAGCTTGAGGAGCATAATATAGCATTCCAGGATCAAAGCGTCCTCCACCTGAAGAACAAGATTCAAATAATATGTTAGGATATTTTGTTATCAGTTTTTCATATAAACGATATACACCTAGTATATATCTGTGGAACACTTCTCCTTGTTGATTTGCTGACAAATGACTATCAAACACATCAGTTAACGGTCGATTCATATCCCATTTTATATAATCCAATTTAGATTCATCAATAATTTTACACATTTGATCAAAAATATTTTCAACAACTTCATCTAAACCAAAATTTAAAACATATTGATTTCTACCATGATGAGGTTTGCGATTTGGTGTCGAAATAATCCAATTTGGATGTTTACGATATAATTCGCTATCCTTATTCACCATCTCAGGTTCAAACCATAAGCCAAATTTCATACCAAAACTACGAATTTTTTCCGAGAGGCTACTAATCCCTTCAGGTAATCTTTTAGGATTTACATACCAATCCCCTAATCCAGCACAATCATTTTCTCGGTTTCCAAACCAGCCATCATCTAATACAAATAATTCTATACCAACATCAAAAGCTTTTTTAGCAATACTAACTAACTTATCTTCATCAAAATCAAAATATGTTGCTTCCCAATTATTAATTAAAACTGGCCTATCTTTTTCTCGCCACTCACCACGAGCCAAACGTTTTCTAAATAGTTGGTGAAAAGTTTGACTCATACCGTTTAAACCTGTACTTGAATAAACTAGAATTGCTTCTGGTGTTGTAAACGTCTCACCAGAATTAAGTTGCCAATTAAATCCAAATGGATTGATACCAATTTGAAGTCTGGTAACATCCCATGTATCTACTTCTGCTTGAATTAAAAAATTTCCTGAATAAACTAAAGCTGCACCAATAGCTTCTCCTTGATTTTCATCAGTATTTTTCCTTTTTAAAGTAACAAATGGATTATGTTGATGACTTGAGATACCTCGCGTAGACTCAATTGATTGAATCCCTTGTTGTAAAGTACGCGATTTAATGGTTCTCTCACGTCCCCAAGCACCAGAGAGTTGTTGCCATTCATAATCAGCATCTGGTAAATCTAATGATAAACTGCTAATATTTTCAATTATTTGACTCTCTTTTCCTTTATTTATAATTCGTACACTACGAGTAATAACAGGATAATCTCTATATATTGTATATAATAACTCTACTTGAATGCTCGTAATAGCATCTAAAAGGTAAACTTTCAGTGTTTTACTTTCACTATCTCTATCAACGTAAGTCGCTGGTAAACCTTCTAATCTTGGCTTTCCATCTTCTATTTCATGGCCTATATAAACAAAATCTGTTAGACGAGATCCATTTTTCTGTAATATAGAAATAGCTGGATGTCTAAAATCAGTTGTACCATATTCAGGAAATTCTTGTCTTAAGTGTTCTAAAGAGTATAATAAATCATTTTCATTTCGATAAGTACTCATAGGTCTGTGATGCATCTCAATTAAATGACTATAGTCATTATCTGGTAAAGTTTCACCATAATATAAGTGTAGTAATTTACCATCTCCTGATACCCTAAAAATATAACTTATCTCCCCATTAAATAAATGAAATTGTTGGTTTTTGGACTGGTAAATAATATTCATTTCATAATCTGTATGCATAAGTACGCCTCCATTTCTTTATAAAAACATTATAAAAAACGCTTACAAAAAATGTAAGCGTTTTTTATAACTGTTTTTTATCAAAATTAAACATTCAATTAATTTTTATATACTTTAATTTCTTGTCAGTATTGTAAATCCATTTTACCTTGCATTGAAATTTTTCATTTGGCGTTTGATGTCGCGGTCTTGTTCACGACGTTTGATGGTCTCACGTTTGTCATAATCATGCTTCCCTTTTGCCACACCAAGCAAAACTTTAGCGAAGCCATTTTTCAAATAGACT
Coding sequences within:
- a CDS encoding alpha-galactosidase — its product is MHTDYEMNIIYQSKNQQFHLFNGEISYIFRVSGDGKLLHLYYGETLPDNDYSHLIEMHHRPMSTYRNENDLLYSLEHLRQEFPEYGTTDFRHPAISILQKNGSRLTDFVYIGHEIEDGKPRLEGLPATYVDRDSESKTLKVYLLDAITSIQVELLYTIYRDYPVITRSVRIINKGKESQIIENISSLSLDLPDADYEWQQLSGAWGRERTIKSRTLQQGIQSIESTRGISSHQHNPFVTLKRKNTDENQGEAIGAALVYSGNFLIQAEVDTWDVTRLQIGINPFGFNWQLNSGETFTTPEAILVYSSTGLNGMSQTFHQLFRKRLARGEWREKDRPVLINNWEATYFDFDEDKLVSIAKKAFDVGIELFVLDDGWFGNRENDCAGLGDWYVNPKRLPEGISSLSEKIRSFGMKFGLWFEPEMVNKDSELYRKHPNWIISTPNRKPHHGRNQYVLNFGLDEVVENIFDQMCKIIDESKLDYIKWDMNRPLTDVFDSHLSANQQGEVFHRYILGVYRLYEKLITKYPNILFESCSSGGGRFDPGMLYYAPQAWASDDSDAIERLKIQYGTSMLYPISSIGSHVSIVPNHQTNRIVPIKTRGNVAFFGAFGYELDLNELNEDDLSIVKEQISFYKKYRNLIHNGTFYRLLSPFDNDNQTSWMVVSHDKKIAIVAHYKTLNEVNASYRRLKLKGLDSNRLYQVEQNGLYSGAELMKAGLVCSDASSGQINDQNQRPETFDFDSKVWVIKQEESDDEQ